One genomic segment of Salarias fasciatus chromosome 8, fSalaFa1.1, whole genome shotgun sequence includes these proteins:
- the LOC115392875 gene encoding LOW QUALITY PROTEIN: urotensin-2 receptor-like (The sequence of the model RefSeq protein was modified relative to this genomic sequence to represent the inferred CDS: inserted 5 bases in 5 codons; deleted 1 base in 1 codon), with the protein MTTVSMEPVGVLVDRGANATDPPLTSHEDTAATFTIGTILSIMCLVGVLGNIYTLVVMCHSMRTAASMYIYXINLALADLLYLLTIPFVVCTHFLKGWYFGDAGVRILISMDFLTMHASIFXLTIMSTERYFAVLKPLDTVKRSKSYRKAIALLVWAASLXLTLPMIVRIQLMTVGTKAMCQPTLSPSSYKVYIXFLFCTSIVAPGLIIGYLYIQLARTYWISQXETFKQTKKLPNQKVLYLIFTIVLLFWACFLPFWIWQLCQFHPLVSLSPKAKRNINYLTTCLTYSNSCINPFLYTLLTKNYKEYLRKHKRSWSAGNYFNRRSRFQRSPRRSPSASSQQCTESFMLTHTASLRAHNSSL; encoded by the exons ATGACGACAGTGTCCATGGAGCCTGTCGGGGTCCTGGTGGACCGGGGCGCCAACGCCACCGACCCGCCTCTGACCTCCCATGAAGACACAGCCGCCACCTTCACCATCGGCACCATCCTCTCCATCATGTGCCTTGTCGGAGTCTTAGGGAACATCTACACCCTGGTGGTCATGTGCCACTCCATGAGGACAGCTGCCTCGATGTACATTT TCATAAACCTGGCGCTGGCAGACCTGCTTTACCTCCTCACCATCCCCTTCGTGGTGTGCACACACTTCCTCAAGGGATGGTACTTTGGGGACGCAGGGGTG CGGATTCTGATCAGCATGGACTTCCTCACCATGCACGCCAGCATCT AGCTGACAATCATGAGCACGGAGCGCTACTTCGCCGTGCTAAAACCGCTCGACACCGTCAAGCGGTCCAAAAGTTACCGGAAGGCTATCGCCCTGCTGGTGTGGGCGGCCTCGC ACCTCACCTTGCCGATGATTGTGAGGATTCAGCTGATGACGGTGGGCACCAAGGCCATGTGTCAGCCTACCCTGTCGCCGTCCTCCTACAAGGTTTACA TCTTTCTGTTTTGCACTAGCATTGTGGCTCCGGGACTCATCATCGGCTATCTCTACATCCAGCTAGCACGCACTTATTGGATTTCAC ACGAGACCTTCAAACAGACCAAGAAACTGCCTAATCAAAAG GTGCTCTACTTGATCTTCACCATTGTGCTCCTCTTCTGGGCGTGCTTCCTGCCCTTCTGGATCTGGCAGCTGTGCCAGTTCCACCCCTTGGTGTCCCTCTCGCCCAAAGCCAAGCGCAACATCAACTACCTGACCACGTGCCTGACGTACTCCAACAGCTGCATCAACCCCTTCCTCTACACGCTGCTCACCAAGAACTACAAGGAGTACCTGAGGAAGCACAAGCGCTCGTGGTCGGCCGGCAACTACTTCAACCGGCGCAGTCGGTTCCAGCGCTCGCCGCGGAGGTCGCCGTCCGCCAGCAGCCAGCAGTGCACCGAGAGCTTCATGCTCACGCACACGGCCTCGCTGCGAGCTCACAACAGCAGCTTGTGA